The following proteins are co-located in the Wenzhouxiangella marina genome:
- the sdhC gene encoding succinate dehydrogenase, cytochrome b556 subunit, whose product MATDNRPLSPHLQIYRLPLTARVSISHRATGIVLSIGMIAVVLWTLALAAGPEHYERFMAMATHPVVMIGMIIWSFALYFHLLNGIRHLIWDAGRMLDLKSVYATSWMVVIGAVLLTVLTWGVLA is encoded by the coding sequence ATGGCGACGGATAACCGACCGCTTTCCCCACACCTGCAGATCTATCGTCTGCCGTTGACCGCAAGGGTTTCGATTTCGCATCGCGCGACCGGGATCGTGCTCAGCATCGGCATGATTGCCGTCGTGCTCTGGACCCTGGCCCTGGCGGCCGGCCCCGAGCATTACGAGCGATTCATGGCTATGGCGACCCATCCGGTCGTCATGATCGGGATGATCATCTGGTCCTTCGCGCTGTACTTCCACCTGCTCAACGGCATCCGCCACCTGATCTGGGACGCCGGGCGCATGCTCGATCTGAAGAGCGTCTATGCGACGAGCTGGATGGTGGTCATCGGCGCCGTGCTGCTGACCGTCCTGACCTGGGGGGTGCTGGCATGA
- a CDS encoding DUF1674 domain-containing protein: MQAANKKSRRPGDPPVDPQADRAEPRPKEIGGRKKGLEPTRYGDWEKNGRCIDF; encoded by the coding sequence ATGCAAGCTGCCAACAAGAAGTCCCGCAGGCCCGGTGACCCGCCGGTCGACCCGCAGGCCGATCGTGCCGAGCCTCGGCCCAAGGAGATCGGTGGGCGGAAGAAAGGCCTGGAGCCTACCCGTTACGGCGATTGGGAAAAGAACGGCCGCTGCATCGACTTCTAG